A part of Sulfurifustis variabilis genomic DNA contains:
- a CDS encoding ethylbenzene dehydrogenase-related protein, translating to MKKQLVVVVAGLFAAMLLVSWLTHGTGVVKDDLKQNVYIPKELTMPLQVQAAYDGERMFFRYRWPARQPSIYHDMLVYRGGKWERVGNSTVGPQPQGIYEDRVTMLVDDGSVPEFEKYGGYITIGDRMRFFTGEATKAEVNAHPYLGKKKQNEVGKHLPGTRTNPGDWRSVVPEEQLAAQRQAGYFLDLWHWRAHRSNPIDKSDDQFVAEARYGDGGKGVFFTNWDGDKKQPKLMFDPAKAGTAALKWDDLARRKLGFDDLYYMREDQAKPFDPNHAWKEGDTIPRRVLRAGEGSRADISVVGKARWKDGYWDVTLMRAMDTGHPLDDKILRDQGRYTVAFAVHRDTNGSRWHYVSLPVSLGLARNADLTAVRFTGETPPWNQPWHEVKLFYPGQVSWPMLNSQRHAGADNIRKGVPVKFRHSEIQLANYGVEVEFNEAIRGQWGYTLFAGVLLIGGFGTAVNLLIPRRRN from the coding sequence ATGAAAAAGCAATTGGTGGTTGTCGTCGCCGGTCTGTTCGCGGCCATGCTGCTCGTTTCGTGGCTGACGCACGGCACGGGCGTGGTGAAGGACGACCTGAAACAAAACGTCTACATCCCGAAAGAGCTGACGATGCCGTTGCAGGTGCAGGCGGCCTACGACGGCGAGCGGATGTTCTTCCGCTATCGCTGGCCTGCCAGGCAGCCGTCCATCTACCACGACATGCTGGTCTATCGGGGCGGCAAGTGGGAACGCGTCGGCAACAGCACCGTGGGGCCCCAGCCGCAGGGGATCTACGAGGATCGGGTCACGATGCTCGTCGACGACGGGTCGGTGCCGGAGTTCGAGAAGTACGGCGGCTACATCACGATCGGCGACCGCATGCGCTTCTTTACGGGCGAGGCGACCAAGGCGGAGGTGAACGCGCACCCGTATCTCGGCAAGAAGAAGCAGAACGAGGTCGGCAAGCACCTGCCCGGGACGCGCACGAATCCGGGGGATTGGCGTTCGGTGGTCCCGGAGGAGCAGCTCGCGGCGCAGCGCCAGGCCGGATACTTCCTCGATCTCTGGCACTGGCGCGCGCACCGCTCGAACCCCATCGACAAGTCGGACGATCAGTTCGTGGCCGAGGCGCGCTACGGCGACGGCGGCAAGGGTGTCTTCTTCACGAACTGGGACGGGGACAAGAAGCAGCCGAAGCTCATGTTCGACCCGGCGAAAGCCGGCACCGCGGCGCTCAAGTGGGATGACCTCGCGCGCCGCAAGCTCGGTTTCGACGATCTCTACTACATGCGGGAGGATCAGGCGAAGCCGTTCGATCCCAATCACGCCTGGAAGGAGGGCGATACCATCCCGAGACGGGTACTGCGCGCCGGCGAGGGATCGCGGGCCGACATTTCGGTCGTCGGCAAGGCCCGCTGGAAGGACGGGTACTGGGACGTGACCCTGATGCGGGCCATGGACACGGGCCATCCGCTCGACGACAAGATTCTGCGCGATCAGGGCCGCTACACCGTGGCATTCGCCGTGCACCGCGACACGAACGGAAGCCGCTGGCACTACGTCTCCCTCCCCGTCTCGCTGGGCCTCGCGCGCAACGCCGACCTCACCGCGGTGCGCTTCACCGGCGAGACGCCGCCGTGGAACCAGCCGTGGCACGAAGTGAAGCTGTTCTATCCCGGCCAGGTGAGCTGGCCGATGTTGAACAGCCAGCGCCACGCCGGGGCCGACAACATCCGGAAGGGCGTGCCGGTCAAGTTCCGGCACAGCGAGATCCAGCTCGCGAACTACGGCGTCGAGGTGGAGTTCAACGAGGCGATCCGCGGCCAATGGGGTTACACGCTGTTCGCCGGCGTGCTGCTCATCGGCGGCTTCGGTACCGCCGTCAACCTCTTGATCCCGCGGAGGAGGAACTGA
- a CDS encoding multiheme c-type cytochrome, producing MKRRAYIWITLLATLVLVPAGYAYVQWSKSGPGSGVYSRAWTPEPVHAYWDPDRFYQSVQTVQGEFKGEECLACHQAVTPGIVKDWRASRHASPGPGKEPVYCSSCHGTNHQALKMPTPKVCAQCHENRHAEFVDEKRFGFPSHALAMERAVDAKHFADKPKAEVASCLQCHSVATKCDSCHTRHRFTAAEARRPEACITCHSGPPHPDDDSYFASAHGKRYLAEGDRWDWSKTLTKGNYPAPSCAYCHMRDGKHQVADKTIWKFGLLEVNPNTSGNEVRRNAWVEVCSDCHEAQWSAERLRELDRERRTAWAKLDRAETVLKNLRSKDLLHPGAGERPPYPMDLMERLLPHARIGYYDGQASAFYNVSPIERDYFEMWYFANLGAYKSAAHGDAGSTSSWHAQMDRALESIEQRAQALEEQGEAEKNALGRRHDPGPAWLEGEYTTHNRDRN from the coding sequence ATGAAGCGGCGCGCGTACATCTGGATCACGCTCCTCGCCACGCTCGTGCTGGTGCCCGCCGGTTACGCCTATGTGCAGTGGAGCAAGAGCGGGCCGGGCAGCGGGGTGTACTCGCGCGCGTGGACGCCCGAGCCGGTGCACGCCTACTGGGACCCGGACCGCTTCTACCAGTCGGTGCAGACGGTGCAGGGCGAGTTCAAGGGCGAGGAGTGCCTCGCATGCCATCAGGCGGTGACGCCCGGCATCGTCAAGGACTGGCGCGCGAGCCGCCATGCGAGCCCCGGCCCCGGGAAGGAGCCGGTCTATTGTTCTTCGTGCCATGGCACGAACCACCAGGCACTGAAGATGCCGACCCCGAAGGTGTGCGCGCAGTGCCACGAGAATCGTCACGCGGAGTTCGTCGACGAGAAGCGTTTCGGTTTTCCGAGCCACGCGCTCGCGATGGAGCGCGCGGTCGACGCGAAGCACTTCGCCGACAAGCCCAAGGCCGAGGTGGCCTCGTGCCTGCAGTGCCACTCGGTCGCGACCAAGTGCGACTCGTGCCACACGCGCCATCGCTTCACCGCCGCCGAGGCACGCCGCCCCGAGGCCTGCATCACCTGCCACAGCGGTCCGCCCCACCCGGACGACGACAGCTACTTCGCCTCCGCGCACGGCAAGCGGTATCTCGCCGAGGGCGATCGGTGGGACTGGTCGAAGACGCTCACGAAGGGCAACTACCCGGCCCCCTCCTGCGCCTACTGCCACATGCGCGACGGGAAACACCAGGTCGCGGACAAGACGATCTGGAAGTTCGGGCTGCTCGAGGTGAACCCGAACACCTCGGGCAACGAGGTGCGCCGAAACGCCTGGGTCGAGGTGTGCAGCGACTGCCACGAGGCCCAATGGTCCGCGGAGCGGCTGAGAGAGCTCGATCGGGAGCGGCGGACGGCGTGGGCCAAGCTCGACCGCGCCGAGACCGTGCTCAAGAACCTGCGCTCGAAGGACCTCCTGCACCCGGGCGCGGGCGAGCGACCGCCGTACCCGATGGACTTGATGGAGCGCCTCCTGCCGCACGCCCGCATCGGCTATTACGACGGCCAGGCCTCGGCGTTCTACAACGTCTCGCCGATCGAGCGCGACTACTTCGAGATGTGGTACTTCGCGAACCTCGGCGCCTACAAGAGCGCGGCGCACGGCGACGCGGGCTCCACCTCGAGCTGGCACGCGCAGATGGACCGCGCGCTCGAGTCGATCGAGCAGCGCGCGCAGGCGCTCGAGGAGCAGGGCGAGGCGGAGAAGAACGCGCTCGGCCGCCGCCACGACCCGGGACCGGCGTGGCTCGAGGGCGAGTACACGACGCACAACCGGGATCGTAACTGA
- a CDS encoding multiheme c-type cytochrome, with protein MPVLLVLSLTALLMRPALGAEAPDGPFRNGQCLSCHAGRSPELVAAWKRSAHARAAPKADCVACHGRTHDGAAVRARRDATCVACHEKRDRASVHSYATSKHAVIVKLEQDGWDSSQPLARGNYRAPGCAYCHMHAGEHDTGRGVSGWKPYASTDGEEFVRERTAAVCGACHAPRYVGEQLATGARMLELARMKIREARDVAARHHDALTEPERAEVARLLLGMERHARNVRIGVAHQSPDYQWWHGHPALDGDLLRVKGIVSERERRLALPR; from the coding sequence GTGCCCGTCCTTTTGGTTCTTTCGCTCACCGCGCTCCTCATGCGGCCGGCACTCGGCGCCGAAGCGCCGGACGGCCCATTCCGTAACGGCCAGTGCCTGAGCTGTCACGCCGGGCGCAGCCCGGAGCTCGTCGCCGCATGGAAGCGCAGCGCGCACGCACGCGCGGCACCGAAGGCGGATTGTGTCGCCTGCCACGGCAGGACGCACGACGGTGCTGCGGTGCGGGCGCGGCGCGACGCGACTTGCGTCGCGTGTCACGAGAAGCGCGATCGGGCGAGCGTGCACAGCTACGCGACGTCGAAGCACGCGGTGATCGTGAAGCTCGAGCAGGACGGATGGGACTCGTCGCAGCCGCTCGCGCGCGGGAACTACCGCGCGCCGGGCTGCGCCTATTGCCACATGCACGCGGGCGAGCACGACACCGGCAGGGGTGTTTCGGGCTGGAAGCCGTATGCGTCGACCGACGGCGAAGAATTCGTGCGCGAGCGCACGGCCGCTGTCTGCGGCGCTTGCCACGCGCCGCGCTATGTCGGCGAGCAGCTTGCGACCGGGGCGCGCATGCTCGAGCTCGCGCGCATGAAGATCCGAGAGGCACGCGACGTCGCCGCACGTCACCACGATGCCCTCACCGAACCCGAGCGGGCCGAGGTCGCCCGGCTGCTTCTCGGCATGGAGCGCCACGCGCGCAACGTTCGGATCGGGGTCGCTCACCAGTCGCCGGATTACCAGTGGTGGCACGGGCACCCGGCGCTCGACGGCGATCTCCTGCGCGTCAAGGGAATCGTGTCGGAGCGCGAACGGCGGCTTGCCCTGCCGCGCTGA
- a CDS encoding class I SAM-dependent methyltransferase: MTPTSPAEYDAWYQTDRGRWIGETEFGVMMRLLSPREGETLLDVGSGTGYFTRRFAGAGLAAVGLERERASVAYARRLAPGIPFLIGDAKSIPVRDSSFDHVVAVTSLCFVEEPARALGELWRAARRAVLLGLLNRRSLLYLQKHEHGGYRGARWDTLREIRVWAARLVPAPDIVARSAVFMPSAGPLARRVERLAPGFLPFGGFLAVCLTKSP, from the coding sequence GTGACGCCCACGAGCCCTGCCGAGTACGACGCCTGGTACCAAACCGATCGCGGCCGGTGGATCGGCGAGACGGAGTTCGGGGTGATGATGCGGCTCCTCTCGCCGCGGGAAGGGGAGACGCTGCTCGATGTCGGCAGCGGCACCGGCTACTTCACGCGTCGCTTCGCGGGCGCCGGCCTGGCGGCCGTCGGTCTCGAACGGGAGCGCGCGAGCGTGGCCTACGCGCGCCGGCTTGCGCCCGGGATTCCGTTTCTGATCGGGGACGCAAAGTCGATTCCCGTGCGGGATTCCTCCTTCGATCACGTCGTCGCGGTAACGAGCCTGTGCTTCGTGGAGGAGCCCGCGCGCGCACTCGGCGAACTGTGGCGCGCCGCGCGCCGCGCGGTGCTCCTCGGCCTGCTGAACCGACGCAGCCTGCTCTACCTTCAAAAGCACGAGCACGGCGGATATCGCGGCGCGCGCTGGGACACGTTGCGGGAAATCCGAGTGTGGGCGGCGCGGCTCGTTCCTGCTCCCGACATCGTTGCGCGCAGCGCCGTCTTCATGCCGTCCGCCGGCCCGTTGGCTCGACGGGTCGAGCGGCTCGCCCCCGGTTTTCTCCCGTTCGGGGGGTTCCTCGCCGTGTGTCTGACCAAATCCCCCTAG
- a CDS encoding DUF2231 domain-containing protein → MGAYHAMLVHFPLALWTTAALVIAIRAVSDGTFARAADRVLAPLLLLGAFMGLAAYVVGLLVWPFEAMTSSPLGRNHLLLGTWTLAYWALLWVTRARLGEAVWDGVNRWIMLGLAALGAGLLTITGTLGGHLVGNPTAVSQVLRALGWEVYRTFYLPTFVLVLLVVAAIGFVALGWWGRAERAVPGGEASAASRAAARSPERTGRKVAA, encoded by the coding sequence ATGGGTGCCTATCACGCAATGCTCGTGCACTTCCCGCTGGCGCTGTGGACCACCGCGGCGCTCGTGATCGCCATCCGGGCCGTCTCGGACGGCACGTTCGCGCGCGCGGCCGACCGCGTCCTCGCGCCGTTGCTGCTCCTCGGCGCGTTCATGGGGCTCGCCGCCTACGTCGTCGGGCTGCTGGTGTGGCCCTTCGAGGCGATGACATCGTCGCCCCTGGGGCGCAATCACCTGTTGCTCGGCACCTGGACGCTCGCCTACTGGGCGCTGCTCTGGGTCACGCGCGCGCGGCTGGGCGAGGCGGTGTGGGACGGCGTCAACCGCTGGATCATGCTCGGTCTCGCGGCGCTCGGGGCCGGGCTCCTCACCATCACCGGTACGCTCGGCGGCCACCTCGTCGGCAACCCGACGGCGGTGTCGCAGGTCTTGCGCGCCCTCGGCTGGGAGGTCTACCGCACGTTCTATCTGCCGACGTTCGTTCTGGTTCTGCTCGTCGTCGCCGCGATCGGTTTCGTGGCGCTCGGCTGGTGGGGCCGCGCGGAGCGTGCGGTTCCGGGCGGTGAAGCCAGCGCGGCTTCGCGCGCGGCCGCCCGCTCTCCCGAGCGGACCGGTCGCAAAGTCGCCGCATGA
- a CDS encoding Spy/CpxP family protein refolding chaperone: MTWKTSFQVRPIPRAAALALLLAPAVAFPQAGMMSEEGTAPVTGEYAPGYGYGYGPGWGMGPGMMGPGMMGPGMMGQGGWGMGPGMGMMGPGMMGPGMMGQGGWGMSPGMGMGPGMMGGMGMGWGPGTGAGPFAMLDLSDEQRQRIAKIQEDVRKRHWNTQGKILEEQARLSELYGAEKPDAKQIGQAYGNIAKLQQEIIEGNVQAQNQMLDVLTKEQREQLTQWRRGMARGGMGPRGYGPGRGMGPGMMYRGTPPGGGSPSGSQ; this comes from the coding sequence ATGACCTGGAAAACGTCTTTTCAAGTTCGACCGATTCCTCGCGCGGCCGCGCTCGCGCTGCTGCTTGCGCCTGCCGTCGCTTTCCCGCAGGCGGGCATGATGAGCGAGGAGGGGACGGCGCCCGTGACGGGCGAATACGCGCCGGGGTACGGCTACGGTTACGGCCCGGGATGGGGGATGGGCCCGGGAATGATGGGGCCCGGAATGATGGGACCCGGAATGATGGGCCAGGGCGGCTGGGGCATGGGTCCGGGCATGGGCATGATGGGTCCGGGCATGATGGGGCCCGGAATGATGGGCCAAGGGGGGTGGGGCATGAGTCCCGGAATGGGCATGGGCCCCGGCATGATGGGCGGCATGGGGATGGGGTGGGGCCCCGGGACGGGCGCGGGTCCGTTCGCCATGCTCGATCTCTCGGACGAGCAACGCCAGCGGATCGCCAAGATCCAGGAGGACGTGCGCAAGCGCCACTGGAACACCCAAGGGAAGATTCTCGAGGAGCAGGCACGCCTGAGCGAGCTCTACGGGGCCGAAAAGCCGGACGCAAAACAGATCGGCCAGGCCTACGGCAACATCGCGAAGCTCCAGCAGGAGATCATCGAGGGCAACGTGCAGGCCCAGAACCAGATGCTCGACGTGCTGACCAAGGAGCAGCGCGAACAGCTGACCCAGTGGCGTCGCGGCATGGCGCGAGGGGGCATGGGACCGCGGGGCTACGGCCCGGGGCGCGGCATGGGTCCGGGAATGATGTACCGCGGAACTCCTCCCGGTGGCGGTTCGCCGTCCGGCTCCCAGTAA
- a CDS encoding MauE/DoxX family redox-associated membrane protein, giving the protein MNNRMELGLLVLRLGLGAFLLLFGIDKLVAPYTTVEVFARYYDFTDMPPSAAYIAGVLEIALAVAILAGIRQTWSYGLGLLVHAVSTLATYEELLSPFGDNHLYLAAIPVLAGFVSLFLLRRYDVLWRLGPRARSRPA; this is encoded by the coding sequence ATGAACAACCGAATGGAGCTGGGTCTACTCGTGTTGCGGCTTGGCCTCGGCGCGTTCCTGCTGCTCTTCGGCATCGACAAGCTCGTCGCGCCGTATACCACCGTCGAGGTGTTCGCCCGTTACTACGATTTCACCGATATGCCGCCGTCGGCGGCTTACATCGCAGGGGTGCTCGAAATCGCGCTTGCCGTCGCGATCCTGGCCGGAATCCGGCAAACCTGGAGCTACGGACTGGGCCTGCTCGTGCACGCCGTCTCGACGCTCGCAACCTACGAGGAGCTGCTTTCGCCGTTCGGCGACAACCATTTATACCTTGCCGCCATTCCGGTGCTGGCAGGTTTCGTGAGTCTGTTCCTGCTGCGGCGATACGATGTCCTCTGGCGCCTCGGGCCACGCGCGCGATCCAGGCCGGCATGA
- a CDS encoding copper-translocating P-type ATPase, translating to MEDRHHEHAPPHGAAPETRAASTAASHATGHDHAGMIAEYRRRFWVSLVLTVPILLLSHGFWELFGFKAPIRFPGEDLVLFGLSSVVYFYGGWPFLRGIVEELGRRLPGMMTLIAVAITAAYAYSTAVIFGLPGMGFYWELATLIDIMLLGHWIEMRSVMGASRALEALVRLLPSEAHRLRTDGSTEDVPVSALTTGDRVLIRPGERVPTDGDIVKGRTSLDESMLTGESKPVERAEGAGVIGGSVNGEGAITIEVKKTGGETYLAQVMEMVRAAQASRSRTQDLANRAAVVLVLVALGGGAATLIAWLAIRPDFAFAMERAVTVMVIACPHALGLAVPLVVAVSTSLSARRGLLVRDRAAFERARELQAVVFDKTGTLTQGRFGVSDTVALGDLPADECLRLAAALESQSEHPIARGIVQAASERGLAPPEVSGFRNITGRGAQARVEGREIKVVSPGYAREQGLATDDARVRQIEEQGKTVVYLIVDGRLAAAIALADLVRPESRAAVEALKRMDIRPMMLTGDASAVARTVARELGLDDYFAEVLPEQKAAKIREVKARGLTVAMVGDGVNDAPALVESDLGIAVGAGTDVAIESADVVLVRSDPRDVVAILDLSRATYRKMVQNLLWATGYNTIAIPLAAGVAAAWGVLLTPAIGAVLMSASTVIVAINAQLLERHGTAKGAAGVRREPEPVHAAHRQRNHPATRKRR from the coding sequence ATGGAGGACAGACACCACGAACACGCGCCGCCGCACGGAGCCGCACCCGAGACCCGTGCGGCGAGCACGGCCGCGAGCCATGCGACCGGCCACGACCACGCGGGGATGATCGCCGAGTATCGCCGGCGTTTCTGGGTCTCGCTGGTCCTCACCGTACCGATCCTGCTGCTCTCGCACGGCTTCTGGGAGCTTTTCGGGTTCAAGGCGCCAATTCGTTTTCCCGGCGAGGACCTGGTCCTCTTCGGGCTCTCGAGCGTCGTCTACTTCTACGGCGGCTGGCCCTTCCTGCGCGGCATCGTCGAGGAACTGGGCCGTCGCCTGCCCGGCATGATGACGTTGATCGCCGTCGCCATCACCGCGGCGTACGCGTACTCCACGGCCGTGATCTTCGGGCTTCCGGGCATGGGCTTCTACTGGGAGCTCGCAACGCTGATCGACATCATGCTGCTCGGGCACTGGATCGAGATGCGTTCGGTGATGGGTGCATCCCGTGCGCTCGAGGCGCTCGTGCGTCTGCTGCCGTCGGAGGCGCATCGCCTGCGCACCGACGGTTCGACCGAGGACGTGCCGGTCTCGGCGCTCACCACCGGCGATCGCGTACTGATCCGGCCGGGCGAGCGCGTGCCGACCGACGGCGACATCGTCAAGGGGCGGACCAGCCTCGACGAGTCGATGCTCACGGGGGAATCGAAACCGGTGGAGCGCGCGGAAGGCGCAGGCGTGATCGGCGGCTCGGTCAACGGCGAAGGCGCGATCACGATCGAGGTGAAAAAGACCGGCGGCGAGACGTACCTCGCCCAGGTGATGGAGATGGTGCGCGCGGCGCAGGCCTCGCGCTCGCGCACGCAGGACCTCGCGAACCGGGCGGCGGTCGTGCTCGTGCTCGTCGCGCTCGGTGGGGGCGCGGCGACCCTGATCGCGTGGCTCGCCATCCGGCCCGATTTCGCCTTCGCGATGGAGCGCGCGGTGACCGTCATGGTGATCGCCTGCCCGCACGCACTCGGGCTCGCCGTGCCGCTCGTGGTCGCCGTGAGCACCAGCCTCTCGGCCCGGCGCGGTCTCCTGGTCCGCGACCGCGCCGCGTTCGAACGTGCGCGCGAGCTGCAAGCGGTCGTCTTCGACAAGACCGGCACGCTCACCCAGGGACGCTTCGGCGTGAGCGATACCGTGGCCCTGGGCGATCTGCCGGCCGACGAGTGCCTGCGGCTCGCTGCCGCACTCGAGAGCCAATCGGAACACCCGATTGCGCGGGGCATCGTCCAGGCGGCGAGCGAGCGCGGGCTGGCTCCGCCCGAGGTCTCGGGCTTTCGCAACATCACCGGCCGCGGGGCGCAGGCGCGGGTCGAGGGCCGGGAGATCAAGGTCGTGAGCCCGGGTTACGCACGCGAGCAGGGACTCGCGACCGACGACGCGCGCGTGCGGCAAATCGAGGAGCAGGGCAAAACGGTCGTGTACCTCATCGTCGATGGACGGCTTGCCGCGGCGATCGCGCTCGCCGACCTCGTTCGCCCCGAGTCCCGCGCGGCCGTCGAGGCGCTCAAGCGCATGGACATTCGTCCGATGATGCTGACCGGCGACGCGAGCGCCGTAGCCCGTACGGTGGCACGGGAGCTCGGGCTCGACGATTACTTCGCCGAGGTGCTCCCGGAGCAGAAGGCCGCCAAGATCCGGGAAGTGAAAGCGCGGGGGCTCACGGTGGCGATGGTCGGCGACGGGGTGAACGACGCGCCGGCGCTGGTCGAGTCCGATCTCGGCATCGCGGTCGGCGCCGGCACGGACGTCGCGATCGAGTCGGCCGACGTCGTGCTCGTGCGGAGCGATCCCCGTGACGTCGTCGCGATCCTCGATCTCTCTCGCGCGACCTACCGCAAGATGGTGCAGAACCTGCTCTGGGCGACGGGTTACAACACGATCGCGATCCCTCTCGCGGCCGGCGTCGCGGCGGCGTGGGGCGTGCTGCTCACCCCGGCGATCGGCGCGGTGCTGATGTCGGCCAGCACCGTGATCGTCGCGATCAACGCGCAGCTGCTCGAGCGGCACGGCACGGCGAAGGGCGCGGCCGGCGTGCGCCGCGAGCCCGAGCCGGTCCACGCGGCGCATCGCCAGCGAAATCATCCGGCTACGCGAAAACGGAGGTGA
- a CDS encoding FAD-dependent oxidoreductase, which yields MNAIAPVLPQSVPSTGARRVILIQPITHAPRASDGSEQDVLPRKYSLGVQLFAFAAFTLAFVGWLNESWLFLFENPVWLNRYTEYAIILGFGLWRIYAEQNRYTRLRLTVLVAAVTVLWWLIPWLTPFFEPYVGYLWSQPVFPGLHVPGTVTFFLVLAAVFLFGRRVICGWNCPCVGIRETVGFAFRDRTVRGKWAWRLRHTKWFFFVFYVGVMVVTQYPPNSWTVSFVGMFYLVVGLTYFGTFFVAPITGNRFYCRYLCPYGATFGLLNHAGFYDVRLDSTKCNDCRRCEQVCDMGIPVWEQGKKHGRITGIEDCMGCARCVVSCPTDALEIRDVRNLFRPGLVQNGSHLMKKRPVPLVPRIDPEPRPVAERVRDDDEIYLRPALAEIEKQAARCLDCGVPGCRTGCPLQNRIPDWMQAAARGDFVEAAAIAQSTSALPEVCGRLCPQHRLCEGSCTKAKEDGAVTIGAIERYVTEIAFEQGWGPGEPARRDGRRVAVVGAGPAGLSCADFLNRAGVTVTVYDRAEEIGGLLGHGVPPFKLDRSVLATRRALFEAAGIRFALGTDVDRAALARLVADHDAVFIGTGTQKAREVPLPGRALPGVHAALDFLSQSVALRGRRVAVLGAGDTAIDCARHARRLGASATIHARAGADRLRASPREVKVAREEGVEFQFGHAPIAIVGEGRASGVRFEAKGGIRDEQADVVVLAFGFESEPPAWLADLGVETDETGRIRVDGRGRTTRPRLYAGGDNVSGPDLVVTAMAAGRRAAETIIKDTAGWRRAVHALALRRPAPAPDAAPLAAKQSLSGVGA from the coding sequence ATGAACGCGATCGCCCCGGTGCTGCCCCAGTCCGTCCCGTCGACCGGCGCGCGGCGGGTGATCCTCATCCAGCCGATCACGCACGCACCGCGCGCGAGCGATGGGAGCGAGCAGGATGTCCTGCCCCGCAAGTACTCGCTCGGCGTGCAGCTCTTCGCCTTCGCCGCGTTCACGCTCGCCTTCGTCGGCTGGCTCAACGAGTCGTGGCTGTTCCTGTTCGAGAATCCGGTGTGGCTCAACCGCTATACCGAGTACGCGATCATTCTCGGCTTCGGCCTCTGGCGAATCTACGCCGAGCAGAACCGCTACACCCGCCTGCGCCTGACGGTGCTCGTCGCCGCCGTCACCGTGCTGTGGTGGCTCATTCCCTGGCTCACGCCGTTCTTCGAGCCTTACGTCGGCTATCTTTGGAGCCAGCCGGTGTTTCCGGGGCTGCACGTGCCCGGGACGGTGACCTTCTTCCTCGTGCTGGCCGCGGTGTTCCTCTTCGGCCGTCGCGTGATCTGCGGCTGGAACTGTCCCTGCGTCGGCATCCGCGAGACCGTGGGCTTCGCCTTCCGTGACCGCACGGTGCGCGGCAAATGGGCGTGGCGGCTGCGCCACACGAAGTGGTTCTTCTTCGTGTTCTACGTCGGCGTGATGGTGGTCACGCAGTATCCGCCGAACTCCTGGACCGTGAGCTTCGTCGGAATGTTCTATCTCGTCGTCGGCCTCACCTACTTCGGCACCTTCTTCGTCGCGCCGATCACCGGCAACCGGTTCTACTGCCGCTATCTCTGCCCCTACGGCGCGACCTTCGGGCTCCTGAACCACGCGGGCTTCTACGACGTGCGCCTGGACAGCACGAAGTGCAACGACTGCCGGCGCTGCGAACAGGTGTGCGACATGGGCATTCCGGTGTGGGAGCAGGGGAAGAAGCACGGGCGCATCACCGGCATCGAGGACTGCATGGGCTGCGCGCGCTGCGTGGTGTCGTGCCCGACGGACGCCCTCGAGATCCGCGACGTGCGCAACCTGTTCCGGCCCGGCCTCGTGCAGAACGGCAGCCATCTCATGAAGAAGCGGCCAGTGCCTCTCGTGCCGCGGATCGATCCGGAGCCACGGCCGGTCGCGGAGCGCGTGCGCGACGACGACGAGATCTACCTCCGCCCCGCGCTCGCCGAGATCGAGAAGCAGGCGGCGCGCTGCCTCGACTGCGGCGTGCCCGGCTGCCGCACCGGCTGCCCCTTGCAGAATCGCATCCCCGACTGGATGCAGGCGGCCGCACGCGGCGACTTCGTCGAGGCCGCCGCCATCGCGCAGTCGACGAGCGCGCTTCCCGAGGTCTGCGGCCGCCTCTGCCCGCAGCACCGGCTGTGCGAGGGAAGCTGCACGAAGGCAAAGGAAGACGGCGCGGTCACGATCGGCGCGATCGAGCGCTACGTCACCGAGATCGCGTTCGAGCAGGGATGGGGGCCGGGCGAGCCGGCGCGCCGCGACGGCCGGCGTGTGGCGGTCGTGGGCGCGGGCCCCGCGGGCCTGTCGTGCGCCGATTTTCTCAATCGCGCAGGCGTCACCGTGACCGTGTACGACCGCGCCGAGGAGATCGGCGGCCTGCTCGGGCACGGCGTCCCGCCGTTCAAGCTCGATCGCTCGGTGCTCGCGACGCGCCGCGCACTGTTCGAGGCAGCAGGTATTCGCTTTGCGCTCGGTACGGACGTCGATCGGGCGGCGCTCGCCCGGCTCGTCGCCGACCACGACGCCGTGTTCATCGGCACCGGCACGCAGAAGGCGCGCGAGGTGCCGCTGCCCGGGCGCGCATTGCCGGGCGTCCATGCCGCGCTCGATTTTCTGTCGCAGTCCGTCGCGCTTCGCGGCCGGCGGGTCGCGGTGCTCGGCGCCGGAGACACGGCGATCGACTGCGCCCGCCACGCCCGGCGGCTCGGCGCGAGCGCGACGATCCATGCGCGCGCCGGCGCGGACCGGCTGCGTGCATCGCCACGAGAGGTGAAGGTCGCCCGGGAGGAGGGCGTCGAGTTCCAATTCGGCCACGCGCCGATCGCCATCGTCGGAGAGGGCCGGGCGAGCGGCGTGCGGTTCGAAGCGAAAGGCGGCATCCGCGACGAGCAGGCGGACGTCGTGGTGCTCGCCTTCGGGTTCGAGAGCGAGCCGCCCGCGTGGCTCGCCGATCTCGGCGTGGAGACGGACGAAACGGGACGGATTCGCGTGGACGGGCGCGGGCGCACGACCCGCCCCCGCCTCTACGCCGGCGGCGACAACGTCAGCGGGCCCGACCTGGTCGTCACGGCCATGGCGGCCGGCCGGCGGGCGGCCGAAACAATTATTAAGGATACGGCCGGCTGGCGGCGGGCCGTGCACGCGCTCGCGCTTCGGCGGCCGGCGCCCGCGCCGGACGCCGCGCCGCTGGCCGCGAAGCAGTCGCTCTCGGGTGTCGGCGCGTGA